In the Coriobacteriia bacterium genome, GGGGAGCTCGGGGTCGACGGTGAGCGGGCGGTTCATGAATACCAGGTCGATGAGACCGTCGCGAACTGCGTTATTGATGAGGTCGGGTGCGGTGCGCGGATCCATGAAGCCGGCGGTGCCGACGGGAATCTTGACTGCCTTCTTGACTACGGCGGCAGCCGGGATGAAACCGCCCGCTCCATAGTGCTTCCCGTCCTGCAGCCCTTGGAAGTGGACGCGGTAATCGAACATGGTCCCATAGCCGGTCATGCCGTCGGCATGGAAGCCCGCATGCATATTGTCAGGTGCCCAGCGGCCGGACTCCAGGCCGGGGGTGGTGCAGCGAACCTGGATGAAGTCGGCCCCCGCCGCCTCGAAAAGCTTCGCGGCTGCCGCAGCCTCCTCGACGGTGAGGTACCCGTCGTTGACGCCGAGCTGCGCGTCGTTCTCTTCGTAGGCGTCGTAGTGGCACATGATAGCCATATCCTGGCCGCAATTCTCCCTCACGGCCTTGATCTGCTCGACGAACAAGCGGGCACGGTTCTCGAGGGACCCTCCGTATTCGTCCTTGCGCTTGTTTCTGCGCCTAGTCAGGAAGCCACTCAAGCCATCTCCTGTAGAGAACTTGACCTCGATGCAGTCCCATCCCGCCAGCTGCAAGCGCTTCGCACATAGCCCATAGAGCCGTACGGCCTCTTTGATCTGTGCAGCTGTCGAGGTGTCAACATTGACGTTCGGACCTGTTTGTAGGCCAATGTAGGCGCCGGTCTTGTGCACCTCATCCGCGAAGGCCTTCGCGATCGGGATCCCTTCTTCGAGGGTCTTCACCTTCATCGTCGCAGTCGGCGCTGCAACGGCGCTGAAGCCCAGGTGGCTCAGTGTGGCTCCCTCGCACTGCACGAGGGCCGCGCCGCCCTTGGCGAAGTTGAGGTAGTACTCCCATGAAATGGGGGCGATCCATGCCTTGGTTGCATCTGTTGTGTCCGAACCTGCCGCGGTCTTGATGATGCGGTTCTTCAAGTTCATTTTGCCGATCTTGATCGGCGAGAAGATCGCCGCGTAGTCGGTTGTGTACTTGTCGTACGTATCGTCTTGCGGATTGAGTTGGTCGACGAATTCGCTCTTGGGGGCGGTCTCCTGTTGAGTCGTTGTCGACCCCGACTTGCAGCCGCTCAGTACGGAAGCGGCCGTCACCCCAAGTGCCGCCGCTCCGACGCCTTCGATGAAGCCCCGTCTCGTAAGTCCCTCTGTCTTCATGTTCCTCTCCTTTTGGTAAGAATCGATCGACAGACTCAGGCCGATTTGCCCCAAATCACGGCCTCCTAATGATGTGCAGTAATCGCTTGAGTCAGGAACCACACCTAACATGTACGAGGCGTGGATCACCCCCACATGAAA is a window encoding:
- a CDS encoding FAD-dependent oxidoreductase gives rise to the protein MKTEGLTRRGFIEGVGAAALGVTAASVLSGCKSGSTTTQQETAPKSEFVDQLNPQDDTYDKYTTDYAAIFSPIKIGKMNLKNRIIKTAAGSDTTDATKAWIAPISWEYYLNFAKGGAALVQCEGATLSHLGFSAVAAPTATMKVKTLEEGIPIAKAFADEVHKTGAYIGLQTGPNVNVDTSTAAQIKEAVRLYGLCAKRLQLAGWDCIEVKFSTGDGLSGFLTRRRNKRKDEYGGSLENRARLFVEQIKAVRENCGQDMAIMCHYDAYEENDAQLGVNDGYLTVEEAAAAAKLFEAAGADFIQVRCTTPGLESGRWAPDNMHAGFHADGMTGYGTMFDYRVHFQGLQDGKHYGAGGFIPAAAVVKKAVKIPVGTAGFMDPRTAPDLINNAVRDGLIDLVFMNRPLTVDPELPNKLQAKKRDEVAPCAHCFHCHSAGTADVSVRDPELCRVNAALQRAYNAALPEGYVLAAAKTVKNVMVIGGGPGGMEAARRAAQRGHKVTLYEKGSSLGGMVKTARAYKGVHERLDDHVAFLTKMMSLNKVTVVTGKEVDAAFVDTQKPDVVIVAVGGKRDSKFGSSTVASPKVVNMGSYNPSNVGSNVVVLGANAHATDLTLYLLAQGKKVQIVHSGIATEVAKEQSIHFRQYIPPHLQAKGVRIWSESTVQKIVDDGVVIKTAAGIESTLKCDTVIECWDMLDNTTLADALKSKYTVISIGDCTSSKDYERSAGQKRKFKNILYAIQGGYDAARSI